From Lewinellaceae bacterium:
GTACCTGCAGCGTAGTAGCCTGATCGGAAGCAGCCGCCCAGGTGGCCTGCAGTTGGCCCTGCGCCGGATTGGGAAAGGCTTGAATCCCCAGCCCCTGGCGCTTGCCGTCAAACAGCACGCTGATGGTTTTGTGGTATTCAAAAGCGCCGTCGAAATCGACCTGGCGGAGGCGGTAGTAGTTGAGGCCGCGCAAGGGGTTTTCGTCGACGAAGCTGTACTGCTGCGGTTCTTCGGTAGTGCCGGCGCCTTTTATGCGGCCGAGTTCGGTGAATTTGGCGCCGTCGGCGGAGCGCTCGACGGCCATATAGTCGTTGTTTTGCTCGGTGGCGGTGCGCCAGTGGAGGTGGATGGAGGTGTTTTGGATTTGCCCCTGGAAACTGACTAATTCTATGGGAAGCAGCCCATTAATATTTGCCCCTCCTGCCGCTCCAATATCATCCAGAAGAGAAGCGCCAAAAACTTGAATCCCGGCGCCAAAATTGACTTGTGCATTTCCTGATCCTGTAATTGCACCTGAATTGGCAGGATTTACAATGATCACTCCACCTGTGCCAAGATTTAAATTGCCATTGCTTCCTAATGCAATGGATCCTGAATTTCCCATCCCCGTCAAAATTGTAATGGTCACATCGCCTAAGTTCCAGTCGCCCACCATGGTAATAGGTGAAGTAACTGTAATGGACGAGCAACTACAAAGACTCAAACAATCCATTACCTCAGATTCCGTAACCCCGTCTCCGCCTTCATAAAAAGCTAAGTTGCAAGTTTGAGAAAAACCGATGTTGGCGAGTTGGCAGATAAAAAGGACAATAAAAAATAGCCTGAACTTGAGATAAACCTTCTTCATTGCTTGTGTAGTTTTCAGTATGTAAGGAAATAATGATATTTCGAGGCAATTCAATTAGAGAAACGAAGCAGGAAGAATTGTGTTTCAGTTTATTAGGTATTATTGGCGTAGCGGCTTGCTTTCCCGCAAGTCGTTTGCTCCGGGTGCAGTTGCGATTTATCTCCTTTCAGGGCATGCCAAAGCTGCCGCCGCCGGGCATTGAACTCACCCCCGGCCGATCGAGATCGGCCTCCCTCCCGACCCTTCGGGTGCGGGACAGGCTCTCTTAACCGGTCTTCGATATGTAGTCCCCATGCCCGGCAAAGCCCCCTCTTCCTCTGAGCCCCTATGGAGCTTAAGAGGGGGTTGGGGGCATGCGCATCAGGTTTGTATGTTAACATAGTGGGCATTATGGCGCAATGGAACGCGGATTGGCGCGAATGCAGCGGATTGGCGCAGGTCGGGGAACCAAACCCCCTGCCACTTGGCCAATGCCAGCCCGGATTTTCGCGGATAATGGCCTCTCCGAGGCCGGAACAAGCTCCCCAACCCGCGAAAACTCGTTGCACCCGCGAAAATCCGCGTTCCATCAAAAGCGCTCAAACCCATCTTAACATACTAACCTGATGCGCATGGGGGTTGGGGGAGTTACAACGCCATACGCGGCAATCCCCCGCAATAGAGGAACAGGCAGGGTTAACAGCCGGCGGGTTGTCTGCTTTCGGCCTTTCTACACAACCCCGGGGCCGAAGGGGCTGCTTTACTGTTTATGAAACCTCACCACCTCCTCTTCCTGCCCCTGCCTCGCTTTCAGGAAGTACAAACCGGCCGGCAGCCCGTTGAGCGGCAGATCAAAGGTGCTAACGCCGGCTGCTGCCTGGTACTCTGCCAGCTTCCTCCCCGTCATATCCAGTACCTGCAGCGTAGTAGCCTGATCGGAAGCAGCCGCCCAGGTGGCCTGCAGTTGGCCCTGCACGGGATTGGGCCAGGCTTGAATGCCCAGGCCCTGGCGCTTGCCGTCAAACAGCACGCTGATGGTTTTGTGGTATTCGAAAGCGCCGTCGAAATCGACCTGGCGGAGGCGGTAGTAGTTGAGACCGCGCAAGGGGTGTTCGTCGACGAAGCGGTACGCCTGCGGCTCTTCGGTGGTGCCGGCACCTTTTACCCGGCCGAGTTCGGTGAATTTGGCGCCGTCGGCGGAGTGCTCGACGGCTATGTAGTCGTTGTTATGTTCGGTGGCGGTGCGCCAGGTGAGGTGGATGGCCTGGGCTTTGGGGGTGGCGGAGAAGTAGGTGAGGGTGATCGGCAGAGCAGGCGAGCCAATGGTTACAGCACCTGATGCGTAAGCCGCATTGATGTTGATTGGCGTATAGCCTGTAGAAGATACCATTTCTGTGCCGCCCACAGATAGCAATGTATAAACCTCTCCAGTGGCTGGATAGTCAGGGGGGGTGATCGTACCAAGAAAAAGTACGCTAAGGGTTGTGACGGAAGCATTTCCAGAAACGTTCAACCGGTCATAATGAGTGCCAGCTGTGCCTGATCCGGCTGCCATATTATCGATAATTTCCATCTCCAAAGTGCCATTGATCGTTATATTGCCAGTAATTGTCAAAGTACCGGGAGAATCTCCAGGGCTGACCTTGCCGCCGGCATCACAAATCACATCGCCAGTTATGGTTCCGCTTCCGCCCAACGTGCCGCCGGAGTTAACGGTTACGGGAGCGGAAGGATTTTGCCCATTGAGGGATAATGCACCATTTTTGACGGTAATAGACAGAAATGCGTCCGAGCTGTTCAGTTGAGCGATATCTGCTGCATTGTCTTTGTCGACGGCAAAATGGCGATAACTGCCTCCCCCTGTTCCCTGAAAACTATTGGCGCTGTTACCTGCTAAAACGAGGGTGGCGGCGTTGCCGGAGGTTCCGTCAAGGCCACTGTCCGTTGCGGTTATATCTCCACTCACCCGCACCTCCTTGTCTGAGCCTCCGTTGAGCGTGCCGGCCTGCGTGATTTCCAAATCTCCAGCGATATTGAAGTTTTGGGAAAAAGTAACGTTCTGCCCTGCGGTGGCGGTTGAGATTTCCACATTAGACACTGTGCCGGAAAAGTCGACTGTTCCGTTGCTGCCGAAAATAAGTTTGTTGGCGCCGGTGATGGTTCCGCTGCCGTCAAGTTCGAAATTATTGTTCAGCGTAAAATCCGAGCTGAGTTGCAGGCTGGCGCCGGCGTCCACTTTCAGCCTGCGCAGTGCGCCAATCCCGGAGAGGTTGCCGTTGCCGGTGGCGACGATGAAATGATTGCCGCCTACATCGCCATCGTCTACGGTGATGTCTCCGTCTACCTGTACTTCCTTGTCGGTGCCTCCAGCAATGCTGCCCACCTGTATGATCTTCAATCCACCCGAAATATTGAGATTCTGGGAAAGCGTAACTGTTTGCCCCGCCAAGGAGGTATTGATCTCTACATTAGGCACTGTGCCGGAAAAATTGACGGTTCCGCTACCGCTAAAAATGAGTTTGTTGGCGCCGGTGATGTTTCCGCTGCCAGTCAGGGCGAAGTTGTTGTTCAAAGTGATATCCGAAAGTAATGCCAGGCTGGCGCCAGCTTCCACATTCAGGTTGCGCAGTTGTGTGCCGGAAATGGTAGAGCTGGCCCCGGTGGCGCTAATGATGCTGTTGCCGTCCAGGTCGGCGTCATTCAATATGATGTCTGCACCTACTTTGAGTTTGTTCCCGCTCCCGTTCAATTGGTCGATCTGAATGATGGTAAGGTCGTTGGCAATGGCAAGATCCTGGCTGATGGTGACATTGTGAGTTGTTTGAGCAGTATTGATCTCGAAGTCATACACCGAAGCGGCGGAGTTGACGGTGGCATTCTCGGTTATTGCAACCTTGCTGCCCATGCCAGCGGTAAACTGAGTGGCGGTTGGCACTCCGAAGTCGCCGGCAATAGCCAACGTATTGCCGCCGAGGTTAACATTCCCTAAATAGTTGGCGTTGATCTCCAGGCTTTTTACGGTGGGGCTGACATCAATGGTACAGTCATCGCTGCTGTTATTGTTGTTGAATCTTACATCGTGACTGCTGGTTGGAGCCATTCCCTCGCTCCAGTTGCCGTCTGTAGACCAGAGGCCGTCGCCCATAGTGTTCTCCCAAAAGTTAGTCTGCCCGGGCAGGGCCAGTGAAGATAACATCAATAGTGCTGGCAATAAAAAACGCAGCATTGAAGAGGTAGCATAGTTACTCATAGATCATGTTTTTATTGGTAAAAAGGATTTTAATACAGAGCCGGCTTAGGGATTGCGCAACAATAAATTACCCATTTAGACTCGTTCTTTTGCGCGCTAACTGCGTTAAAAAGCCTCACCGTCCGTACGGATGCCTACGTTTTTTGCCTTGTTAGCCCACAAAATAACTTCGTCTATTCTGTGTAACTTATTATCGCGCAATCCCTTAGATAATCACCGAGGCTGCTCACAGGAAACGCTGGGGAAGGGCAGCCCCCTCAATCTCCCCGAAGTATGGGAATGGGCTCACGCAGGCCTGCCTTTCGATGGCTTACCTTTGAGTACCCAGGGTTAGCCGGCCTGCCTTCGGAAGGATTGAAGGGGCTATGCTTCTACTGCCTCCAAAACCTCACCATCTCCTCTTCCTGCCCCTGCCTCGCTTTCAGGAAGTACAAGCCTGCCGGCAGCCCGTGGAGCGGCAGATCGAAAGTGTTCGCCCCAGCCGCTACCTCGTACTCCGCCAGCTTCCGCCCCGTCATGTCCAACAACTGCAGCATAGTAGGGGTGTTGGCATTCCTACCCCAGCCAACCTGCAGTTGGCCCTGCGCCGGGTTGGGCCAGGCCTGTACCCCCAAGCCGCTGTCCTTGCCGCCAAACAACACGCCGATGGTTTTGTGGTATGCAAAAACCCCGTCGAAATCGACCTGGCGGAGGCGGTAGTAGTTGAGGCCGCGCAAGGGGTGTTCGTCGACGAAGGCGTACTCCTGAGGCTCTTCGGTGGTGCCGGCGCCTTTTATGCGGCCGAGTTCGGTGAACTTGGCGCCGTCGGCGCTGCGCTCGACGGCCATGTAGTCATTGTTTTGTTCGGTGGCGGTGCGCCAGGTGAGCTCGATGGCCTTGCCCATTGGAGTGCCTTTAAAATAGACGAGTTCGATGGGCAAGGGGTTAGTCCCCATATATGCTAAATTTAAACTAGTCGTATAGGTAGCCATCCAATCCGTAAGTACCCCCGGCAAATTAAGCGTAGCGAAGGTTCCGGAAATAGAAGTTCCGGTGATTACATCGTAATTGTCGCCATTCGTTATGGTCCCACCCATTTGCGTTACAGTCAAAGTGCCACCGAGCATGACCGTGCCGTTCA
This genomic window contains:
- a CDS encoding T9SS type A sorting domain-containing protein; the protein is MTVVGDVNISDGIVNLSDNTGTGTLYVAGNFSHTGGTITETVTGRGEIIFNGSAQNYTGGGTISNTIDFTINSGSTLTGTGTIGSSSGTPGTTTNHGTIAPGNSIGTLNVNGPFTTDGTIAMEIAGAPSAANDVLAVNGTVMLGGTLTVTQMGGTITNGDNYDVITGTSISGTFATLNLPGVLTDWMATYTTSLNLAYMGTNPLPIELVYFKGTPMGKAIELTWRTATEQNNDYMAVERSADGAKFTELGRIKGAGTTEEPQEYAFVDEHPLRGLNYYRLRQVDFDGVFAYHKTIGVLFGGKDSGLGVQAWPNPAQGQLQVGWGRNANTPTMLQLLDMTGRKLAEYEVAAGANTFDLPLHGLPAGLYFLKARQGQEEEMVRFWRQ
- a CDS encoding T9SS type A sorting domain-containing protein, translating into MSNYATSSMLRFLLPALLMLSSLALPGQTNFWENTMGDGLWSTDGNWSEGMAPTSSHDVRFNNNNSSDDCTIDVSPTVKSLEINANYLGNVNLGGNTLAIAGDFGVPTATQFTAGMGSKVAITENATVNSAASVYDFEINTAQTTHNVTISQDLAIANDLTIIQIDQLNGSGNKLKVGADIILNDADLDGNSIISATGASSTISGTQLRNLNVEAGASLALLSDITLNNNFALTGSGNITGANKLIFSGSGTVNFSGTVPNVEINTSLAGQTVTLSQNLNISGGLKIIQVGSIAGGTDKEVQVDGDITVDDGDVGGNHFIVATGNGNLSGIGALRRLKVDAGASLQLSSDFTLNNNFELDGSGTITGANKLIFGSNGTVDFSGTVSNVEISTATAGQNVTFSQNFNIAGDLEITQAGTLNGGSDKEVRVSGDITATDSGLDGTSGNAATLVLAGNSANSFQGTGGGSYRHFAVDKDNAADIAQLNSSDAFLSITVKNGALSLNGQNPSAPVTVNSGGTLGGSGTITGDVICDAGGKVSPGDSPGTLTITGNITINGTLEMEIIDNMAAGSGTAGTHYDRLNVSGNASVTTLSVLFLGTITPPDYPATGEVYTLLSVGGTEMVSSTGYTPININAAYASGAVTIGSPALPITLTYFSATPKAQAIHLTWRTATEHNNDYIAVEHSADGAKFTELGRVKGAGTTEEPQAYRFVDEHPLRGLNYYRLRQVDFDGAFEYHKTISVLFDGKRQGLGIQAWPNPVQGQLQATWAAASDQATTLQVLDMTGRKLAEYQAAAGVSTFDLPLNGLPAGLYFLKARQGQEEEVVRFHKQ
- a CDS encoding T9SS type A sorting domain-containing protein, whose product is MIIVNPANSGAITGSGNAQVNFGAGIQVFGASLLDDIGAAGGANINGLLPIELVSFQGQIQNTSIHLHWRTATEQNNDYMAVERSADGAKFTELGRIKGAGTTEEPQQYSFVDENPLRGLNYYRLRQVDFDGAFEYHKTISVLFDGKRQGLGIQAFPNPAQGQLQATWAAASDQATTLQVLDMTGRKLAEYQAAAGVSTFELPLDGLPAGLYFLKARQGQEEEAMRFWKQ